GTTGAGCCCCTGATGCTCGACATTGGGCGGCAGCCATAAACCGTATTGTGACGGAGTCAGATACTGGCGGCTGCCGACTTTCACTTCCATCACGCCACTGAACGAATAAACGAACTCGCCCCAGCGATGACTGTGGCGCGGATAGGCGGCGTCGGCGGGCATACAGGCGGAGCGAAACACCAGCGGAGCCGGCAGTTCGGTACTGAATGGCGGGAAATGAATCTGTTGGCCTGGAATGCTCATGCTGACTCTGTCATATCATCGCTATGGGTTGTCTGATTTTAGCTATATGTCTTAATGACGACAACGCATAATGTAAACATAGCGATAACAAAATAACAGTTGGATAACGAGAATGATGACACGCAAACCAATCGACGCCACAGCGCTCGGCATCATGGTGGTGTTTTGCTTTGCCATGGGCTTACAACAAATTGCACTTAAAGCGACCGGAGAGGATATTGCGCCGATCCTGCAAATCGGCCTGCGCTCCGCCATCGCGGCGGTATTGGTGCTGGCGTACGTGGTGATACGCGGCAAAAAACTCCAGTTTGCGGACGGAAACTGGAAAGCCGGTATCCTGGTCGGTACTCTGTTTGCGTTGGAATATCTGTTTCTGGGCGCAGCGCTGCATTATACCTCAGCGGCCCATTCGGTTATTTTTCTCTACACTTCGCCTATTTTTAGCGCCCTGATCCTGCATTTTCTCGTTGAGAGTGAGCGGCTGAAAATTGTGCAGTGGGTAGGTATTCTGCTTGCCTTTTCCGGCATCGCGGTGGCATTTCTGTGGCACGGTGAAGAAGCAGCAGAGATGCAGCCCAATATGCTGTGGGGCGATTTTCTCGCTCTGCTCGGCGGTGTGGCCTGGGGCCTGACCACGGTATTGATCCGCAGCTCGAAACTGGCCAATGTCTCTTCCGAGCAAACGCTGTTGTACCAACTGGTGATGGGCGCGCTGATTTTGCTTGGCGCGGCAGCGTGGAGTGATCAGCTGGCGATTAATCCGACGCCGCTGGCGCTGGCCAGTGTGACGTTCCAGACTTTGATTATCTCGTTCGGTGGTTTTCTGCTCTGGTTCTGGATGCTCAATACCTATATTGCCTCGCGTCTTGGTGTGTTGTCGTTTATGACGCCGCTGTACGGTGTGGTGCTCGGGGCTTTGCTCCTGGGGGAGCGGATTGAAGCCGGGTTTTTGTATGGTTCGGCGATGGTGATTGGCGGCATTGTACTGGTCAGCGGTCATGGCTGGATCAAGCAGTTGCTGACCAAGCGGCGTGCAGCGCTCAAGCCCAGCCTGAAAGCGGAATAAAATACGGCGGCGGATCGGATTCGGCCGCCGGTTTGTGTGTAACTCAAAGACATAACCAGTCTGAAACGATTAAATCAAATGCAAATGCGGCCACAGTGTAAGCCATTTCTTTTCCAGAATG
This Vibrio ostreae DNA region includes the following protein-coding sequences:
- a CDS encoding DMT family transporter, whose product is MMTRKPIDATALGIMVVFCFAMGLQQIALKATGEDIAPILQIGLRSAIAAVLVLAYVVIRGKKLQFADGNWKAGILVGTLFALEYLFLGAALHYTSAAHSVIFLYTSPIFSALILHFLVESERLKIVQWVGILLAFSGIAVAFLWHGEEAAEMQPNMLWGDFLALLGGVAWGLTTVLIRSSKLANVSSEQTLLYQLVMGALILLGAAAWSDQLAINPTPLALASVTFQTLIISFGGFLLWFWMLNTYIASRLGVLSFMTPLYGVVLGALLLGERIEAGFLYGSAMVIGGIVLVSGHGWIKQLLTKRRAALKPSLKAE